CGGATGTCCCCCGCCACAAAAAGAGCGTCCCCTCTGCGCCAGGTCACAGATCAGCTCTGTACCCACAGTGCACCTGTCAGCACAGGTGCAGTCAGCTGTACGCACAGACTGACGACTCGACTGGACTCTGTTtgattgtatttatttagtttgagGTTCAGAACTTAAGTATGGTACCACTGTTAGCTTCATGCTAATTAGCCTCCGTCTGGACAGGAAGTCGCAGACAGGAAactgaaataaagataaaaatctGGTTATCGTCActgtcagttgttttttaatgaatgtcGTCTGTAAAATGTCTGAAACAATAAAACTCCTCACAAGTTTCTCACACGGAACTTTTAatgtggaaacaggaagtgatgcgtTTTTATTTGTTAACGGATTTAAAACAGATCCAAATGATCAGTTTGTGTCATGTGTCCAGTTCATCAGATGATACAGATCATTAATGTAATCTGAGTTCACATCAGTCTGAGCTCTGCTGGTCACGTTTCACatagttttgtttctctttgtcgtCAATAATCtaaaatattcagtaaataATCAACAGTGAAAGTTTGGAGGAAACGTCTGTAGTTATTAATCAAACTGATCGGCTTCATCAGGACTGTGATTTTAttgacaggaaacaaacagaaactgatTCAGATTTTGAGTTCTGACATGAAGTCATGTTTCTCTAACAAAGCCGCTTGTCTCCAGGCTCACTGCCAGAAATGACCTCACTGACTCAGTGACTGAGGCCCTGTGAGATGAACACATCCACCGGCCGAGCAGATTTTCTGTCGGTCAAaataacaggaagtgacagttAAGTTTTGAAGATGAATATTTTTACTGTTCGCACTTGGGTCTGACTTCAGTATTTGATGATCTACAACTGCTGCAGTGGAACGTGAGAATGATGACGAATCAGAGGACCTGGTGAAGAATATTTTGAGGTTTGTAAGTTCATTTaagatttaaatgtttaaaatctgCCTCTGGAGAAATAAATGGGATTTTTCTATGATTCTAACATGTAATTATTTAAAATGCTgcagtgaaacaaaaacaaatattcaacaaaggaaaacaaaacaaaaactgaaacttttctgttttaaacGACCTTCATGGCTGTTCGAGTATAAATGTCAGTATAGATCACGTACATGACGCACTTGAACGCACCATGGACAGAAAACACTGTAGATTTTACAGAGTTTACAAGGTGGACCTGAGAAATCTGTAAATTAACCAAAATTATTTTAGATTTGCaggaaaatgattaaaatatattttatttataaaacccagTATCACAGATCAGTTTGTCTCAGAGACTTCACAGCTCATCATCTCTCCGTCCTCAGACCCTCACTGATGTCTTCACACTGTTCACAACTCAGCCGCTCAGCTTTtaaccagaaccaggaagtttgatgacatcacacagattTCAGGCTCTTCACATCGGCTCCGTTTGTTTCAGGACTGGAGGAGGCTGAaatctgtgtgatgtcatcaaacttcctggttctggttaAAAGGCAAGCAGCTGAGTTCTGAACAGTCTGAGGTCATTAAAGGGTTTTTAgattcagacagaaataaagcGTGGACGAGCTCAGTGATGTGTTCAAACACAAACTATCAAACAGGACACAGGTGCGatgtgatgtgacaggtgaCCCAGGTCCATAAATTCTCTCATTATGATGTCATGATTTACACGAGTCACTGATCAGAAAGTTTAATCAGGTTTTTATTACCAACAGCacaggtgtttctgtgacaggtGGAACACCTGGATGACAGACAGGTAACCTGTCGGTCGTCTTCAGACTGCAGCAGTTTGACTGAACTGATGGATCTGAAGTAACGAGACAAAGTGAGACAGACAGCGTCCACAGAACACCTGAAACACAGGAAGgacacaaactgtaaacacagGTGTTCACTATTTACCTGTCCTACAGTTTTTATTACAGATGAGTGTTTACCTGGTCACAGGTGAGTGTTTACCTGGTCACAGGTGAGTGTTTACCTGGTCGCAGTTGTTGCAGAGATGTTTGGTGACTCGGTCACTCAGTGTGTATGAACAGAAGCTGCAGGATTCAACATGACGAACTGCAGAACAACAGAAGAGGTTAGAGCCTGATTCACCTCACCTGGAGCTCACCTGGAGCTCAGGACAAACTCAGGTAAATGAAGGTGTGACTGTTGTTGATCAGTTGATAGGGCGCTCTCACCTGTCGTTCTGCTGCAGGTGGTGGAATCAAACACTTTCCTCAGGAAGAAGTTCAGATCATCAAAACAGAAAGTCCAGACGTCACCTGGTGAATCttgacaggtgaggacaggtgaggacagaTGAAGACAGTTgaagacaggtgaggacagatgaagacaggtgaggacaggtgaAGACAGATgaagacaggtgaggacaggtgaAGACAGATgaagacaggtgaggacagatGAAGACAGATgaagacaggtgaggacaggtgaAGACAGATgaagacaggtgaggacagatgaagacaggtgaggacagatGAAGACAGGTgaagacaggtgaggacagatGAAGACAGATGAGGACAGATGAAGACAGGTGAAGACAGATgaagacaggtgaggacagatGAAGACAGATGAGGACAGATGAAGACAGGTGAAGACAGGTgaagacaggtgaggacagatGAAGACAGGTgaagacaggtgaggacaggtgaggacagaTGAAGACAGGTgaagacaggtgaggacagatGAAGACAGGTGAAGACAGGTAACATCCTGTGTGTGCTGGAAGATTTATATCAACATCACAGCGTCCACACCCGCTCACCTGAGGTCGTCTCACAGACACGCTGCAGATGATCATcagtgttgccatggaaacaggaCTGGGCAGTGTTGGTGTCCAGCTGGCAGCTGAAGCagtttacttcctgtttcctgttcagTTCAGTCTGAGGAGAGAATTTATTGAGAGCACAGCTcagaactgagaaatgaaccaGAGCTGCTGAAAACTGGTCAATGAACAGTTTGAACCACTGACAGACGTCTCAGAGGGCGGCTGATAATCTGAGCCGACACGTCACCTCATGAGTAAAAACCTGCGCTGTCAgtgtcgacctgtcagtcatgagATTAATGTCTGAACACGATGCATTATGTGTTAATCACGTGCTGCTATTTCACCTCAGCTTGTCTGTCAGAGGTTATAGACGGCTgagttttaaagctacagtgatgatgatgatggtgtcaTGTGAAACTAGACGACCTGAGGAATCCGATGGCACCAACCACGTCATGCTCGCTGCTCAGGAAGGGTCTTAAATAACGCTCCAATTTTAGGTTAAATTTCAGCAAAGGAAAAACAGCATGGTCATTTTCACAGAGGTCCCTCGACCTTtgacctcaagatatctgaccTCAAGATACCCCCCCCTTCACACATCAGTCTGTCCTGTCTGATAAAGTCTAAAGAAAAAGACTCAGAGACACTCCAGGTGAGTCTTCAGGTGACTGACAGGTCGTCTCACCTGAGCGTCAGCTGTGATCCTCCACTGACTCAGACTGGGGTACAGACGGGAGCTTTCACCCTGCTGTGGAACTCTGTCTGCAGGGACACTCTGGACCTCTGTCCTCTGGATATCCATCCTCTGGGTCTCTGTCCTCTGGGTCTCCGTCCTCTGGGTGTCCGTCCTCTGACACAGCTGAGTCTGATCCTCAGACCTGAGTGAAGGATCTGTTCGACTGTTTCCAGGTGAGAAAACCTGACCTTCGTACGGAGGAGCGCTCGGACACCTGACGGAGGATGAAGGtcttttattaactttaaataacttaacttaaaataaatttaaatcacCTGTATGAACAAGTCGTCTCACCTGGAGCAGACGCAGGGGGTCAGCAGACAGTACCTCCACGTCTCTGAGTCGGTGTCCGACATCCTGATCCCAACAATGATCACCTGgttatcttcctcctcctcctcctcctcctcactttcCTCCTCTGTCCCCCCCTCTACCTGCCCCTCCTGTCCCACCTGTGGGgagggtgggggaggggggcGGATGTTTTTGCTTCTCTGCAGAGCAGCTTCCACCCAGAGACGGGACAAAGGCGAGGGCAGAGAGGGGGCGGAGTCAGAGGACCTCCAGCGTCTCCCCCCCAGCAGAGGGGAGCAGGGCAGGGAGCAGGGgagcctcctcctccccctggggtggggagaggagggggcgGAGCAGGCGTCTCTCATCTTCAGGAAGAGTCGGGCAGGAAGTCCAGGGTAGGACACTGATGGGGTGaggctgatgatgtcagattTGAGATCTGAGGTCAGCTCTGTCTGCATCTCGTCACCTGTCACCTGCTGTACCTCTTTTTCCTGTTCCACCTGTTCCACCTGTAACGGTGACCTCCAGACAGGAAGTGGAGCTGATATCGTTGTTCTGTAATGTTGTCGTTGGACATCAGAGACTTCCTGTTCCTGTGAGGTGTCTCCCTGCAGGAGCTCCctgtcaacaaaacaaacacacacctgtctgtgtctcagctGAAGCTGCGAAGGATTCTGGGAAATGAAGTTTGATGGTTTATGAAGACAAAACTGAgatgtgtatctgtctgtctctacctgtgtgtctctacctgtctgtctcacctgaGCATGCTCAGTCTGGTGGTCTGTATCAGATCAGACTGGATCAAACCTCCGTCCAGAtctctgaaacacaaacagcagaatGCCCACCAGTAACACCAGTAACACCAGTAACACCAGTCAGACCAAAGTCACATGACTCTTTAAATACTTCTCCCAcataatgtgtgtctgtgtgtgtgtgtgtgtgtgtgtgtgtgtgtgtgtgtgtgtgtgtgtgtgtgtgtgtgtgtgagtttcagTTTGTATTCTCAGCAAGTTTTATGTTGGATCTGTGGAGAAAACTGTTCATGGTCATTCCCATCGACCAAAACGGAGATAAACACTTTCCCTTGAACGACAGACCGTTTCTCTCCTTCACAGTTCTCAAAAATGTCAGAGAAACTTTTTGTCCAAAGACTCAATCACTTCATAGAAAAACACAACTTACTGATCGGCTTCAGATCAAACTGTGACAGAGCCGATAGAACAAATATCCACAGAAACAGATGATAAAGAACATATGGTCGGAGTTTTCATGGATCTAAAAAAAAGGATTTGACTCGTCTGAGCACAGACTGTTAATGAGTGAACTGTAAAGACAGATAATCAGAGGAGCAGCTCACCAGTGGCTCAGTAGCTACCTTGAAAACAGACGTCAGTATGTGCAAATAACTGATTCACTTGTTGAGGGTTACATGTGGAGTCCCACAGGGGTTAGTGCTGGGTCCACTACTGTTTACACTGTACATAACTTACATCTGTGATGTGTCCAAGTTGtttcatttagttttgtttGCCGATGATACAAAATTGTTTTGTTCTGCTAAAAAAGTGGAGCAGCTTCTGGATCCAGGGGAAACAGAATTAGATATTTTAAAACCACCGTTAAACTTTAAGAAGCTTTCATTGTTATTatgtaatgtaaataaaactaaatatataatatttggaaaactaaaataaatctcactaaaataaatatacacatgcaGTTATTAAACTGAACACAGGGTGGAGCATCATGTGTGAAGAGCGTACAGGTGAGCGCCAGGTGATGAGAACCAGGTGTGgaacaggaagcaaacagtttGTGTATATAGATATGTACAGTCAGATGATCAGATCTTCACTAACACATGACTTTAACTGGaacattacaatttaaaaccCCTTGGCACAAACAGTCTCATTCACAGCTGACTAACGTGTCtgagcaaatgtgtgtgtttgaacgtTACTCAGGCAGCGCTCATACACACGTGTTCAGCTGTGCTCAGTGAGCTTCTGTCAGACGACAGGGTTTTAAATCAGAATGTGTTAAAGGTCCTgccacaggaagtgatgtcatttttctgttactgttaaaggtttgatgacatcatcacctctGGGTGGAGTTCAGCATCTCCATGACGACAGGGACATCATGGGAGGCCTGACGTCTTCTCTCCGGGGTCAAAGGTTGAATCACCAGCTCGTTttctacttcctgtttctgtaaGACAGAAAGGTAGGTCTGAAACGTGgactcagtgtgtctcagtgtctcaCGTGGACTCAGTGTCTCACATGGTCtcagtgtctcagtgtctcaCGTGGTCTCAGTGTCTCTGGGATCTCATGTGGACTTAGTGTGTCTGAGGTCTCACGTGGTCTCAGTGTCTCACATGGTCTCAGTGTCTCACGTGGTCTCAGTGTCTCACGTGGTCtcagtgtctcagtgtctcaCGTGGTCTCAGTGTCTCACATGGTCtcagtgtctcagtgtctcaCGTGGTCTCAGTGTCTCTGGGATCTCATGTGGACTTAGTGTGTCTGAGGTCTCACGTGGTCTCAGTGTCTCACGTGGTCTCAGTGTCTCACATGGTCTCAGTGTCTCACGTGGTCTCAGTGAGTGTCAGGTTTTAGATCTCTATTGAATCTCAGTCCTCCACAGATCCTGCCTGAGGACAGAAACACTCAGGAGGAGATACAGGAGCTGAGGAGGGACACTAAACATCTTCAGTGTAACTTTATATAACACCAGTAACACCAGTCAGTCCCAGTTTACTCCCAGTAAACAGAACAAAGGAGTCTCCTCTGTGTCACATGTCAGATCATTTACTGTGTTTAACTTTAGTCCTCAGGTACTCAGGTGTTTACAGGTGTTTACAGGTGTTACATTAATGAAACATATTTAAATACAGTTACTGTTATTagagttcatttttatttaatgttgttttatttattatttgtttattatatAATGTTAGTGGATTTGTTTTTCtgcatatttatgtttatatttatacatgTTTGTAATTTTATGTGTTAGTGTCAATAAATATCAGCTGATCatcaatacatttattttgatctGTTCCTTCAAACACGGAGCTTCAATAATTGATGTGTTTCATTTATAATCAATATATACACAGTAtgaaatgtataataataataacaatgttaacaaaacaacaacaacaacaataataataataataataataataataataataataataatagtttttACCTTCTTTGCTCTGTTGAACCACGTCCTGATTTTATTCATGGCTGCTGAAAATCTGTGCTGCTTCTTCTGTCTGTGATTACACTCTGTTAGTTTACCTGTGCAGgtagacaggaggacaggaggtgGGCGTCTCTGTTAGTCTACCTGGGCAGGTCTTCTCTCCTCATCACCGGACAATAACTACtcattttaaaaagatgttAAAACATTTGAACTGATTCATCAGAACTGAAgttgacttcctgtctgacGGCTCAGAGGTTCATTCAGCTGATAATACCTGTGTGCTTTCACTGAGGAGATATTTATAATGCAAGACTGTTAGTTGTAACAGAGGGTTCTTACACAAGGTGTTATCAATAAAGTcatcataaaaaataatgataggTTTATTTATATAACACTTTTCTACACaaacagtagctcagtccatagggacttgggttaggaactggagggtcgtctgttcgagtccccgtccggaccaaaatatggagcgtggactggtggctggagaggtgccagttcacctcctgggcactgccgaggtgctcttgagcaaggcaccgaccCCCCCAGCacctcggggcgcctcaccaagggcagccccctcactctgacatctctccacttagtgcatgtataggtcctgtttgtgcatgtgtgtgtctttcagacctgtgtgtaattgacaagcaagagtgaaaacattgaatttcccctcagggggattaataaagtaaataaagtaaagtaaataaacttaaacttaataaaacagcagctcaaagtttttttttaatttaataagaaaaaacagttacattttgttaaatatcaaaacatttttagatcattattattattatttgtaaaCGACACCTGTATATTAGATAtgtgtatataatatataataaattaaTGCATGTAAGATGTAAaatatgattatttatttatttatttattttcatgaaatGCTTTGGCAACAGCACATCTTtgttcatgccaataaagctatTTGAATTGGATTTAATTGAACtgaatggacagacagacagtatacatataatgaataaatgtatgtcacatgaaaaatatgaatacttttatttgtatttactACTTTATTCATTGTTATAAAACCAGTCCTGAACTTGAGGTGTTTTCTGTATCAGATGTGATCATGTAGttgacactgcagaacagcaggGGGCGGTAACGATCCTACAGTCTGGTTACGAACTTCCggtacagaagaagaagaaggaggaggaggagcaggaagagCTCCTAAAACAGGCGGTAGAAGCTAACGTTAGTATCATCTGTCCGACGGAGACATTTCAGTCggtttattttgatattttaatgtttaaatgtttaaatgttaacGAGCCGCTAACGGCTAagtgctaacagctaacagctaagagaggagaaaacacaGTGACGGTGAGTAGAGACGGCTAACTGCTAACTGTTGGGACCGGTGTTGTGACAGAATCCGTTTCTCATCGAAACTTTGACTGAACGGTGAATTTTACTCTGACATCAAGCTCTGACTGAAACTCAGCCACATGATACATATCtgtaattaatttgatttaaacGAACGTGGAGCCTCAGAGAGCCGCGCGACAGGAAACAGTTTGTGAAGTGAAACAGATTTTACacaacagcagctaacagccGGTGAGACGGGTTGAATCAACGATGTTTGAATGAACTGGTGTTcagattaaagggacagttcagagtTATTTAAGTGTGGCTGTGTGAGGTatttatccacagtcagtgtgtcaCAGACGGCAGGTGTTAGTCAGcggtttggagaaacaggcaggaGACATGGAGGCGAAACAATGTGCTGCTGAGGACGagtcaaacacaaaatgaatttagagacctgaaaaaaatcccatctaaaaaagtcaatatcattttaagtgtaGTCTGTACACAGAGTGTTGTCACTGCttcaccttaatgtcagacagttatttacaacaggaaactgaagctgttacatCTCTCTCTTCTCAGCCAGACTCCAGTGATAAAACCAGTGATTTAACACcagtgaacacaggagctgctggtctgctgctgcctccatcagtcagtgtgtttgtgtcactgtgtgactttagtgaatctgaattaaccctttaaacaccaaagtcacacagtgacacaaacacactgactgatggaggcagcagcagaccagcagctcctgtgttcactggtgttaaatcactggttttatcactggagtctggctgtgaagagagcAGAGATGATGTTAACAGCTCTCCTGTTGGAtcaggctgtctgacagaaaagtaaagcactgaaaatactctcaatatatcaaacactttaactaataaagattatttttggtggctaaaacaAGTTTTGTTTCTgacccatccacagcagcacattccTTAACTTCCCTGTCAGACTGCTTCCTGTTTCTCCACAGTGGGGGTGTACTGACTAACATGGAAACAGCTCATCACTGACTCAGTCTGGCTGAAAATGTGTGCCTACATTACTTTTTTTGGGATAGCGGCCATATTAGTAATATGATAGTTGGAGATCAGAATTGATAtatgatttaaaacattttcagtgtgtttctaatgcataaaaatatcaaacagaGAACAGGTttgccaaaatattttttataaaccTTATTTTAGGTGGCTGCCATCTTGGAAATATGGAAATTAGAGGTCCTGATGCATCCagtcataaaaataaacagtcCAGTGTGTTTGTTGTATCAAAAACCATCAACTAgacactcagcttgtgttgTAGCTCATCTGGTTCTAAGGTTTAAtatgcggacacaccaaaccgacatcaaagaactagtggcgacgaaagccaactgttgcgtcgtctacgtcgcctcacgtcgccctgtg
This region of Epinephelus fuscoguttatus linkage group LG9, E.fuscoguttatus.final_Chr_v1 genomic DNA includes:
- the LOC125894086 gene encoding uncharacterized protein LOC125894086 isoform X2 produces the protein MNKIRTWFNRAKKKQEVENELVIQPLTPERRRQASHDVPVVMEMLNSTQRDLDGGLIQSDLIQTTRLSMLRELLQGDTSQEQEVSDVQRQHYRTTISAPLPVWRSPLQVEQVEQEKEVQQVTGDEMQTELTSDLKSDIISLTPSVSYPGLPARLFLKMRDACSAPSSPHPRGRRRLPCSLPCSPLLGGRRWRSSDSAPSLPSPLSRLWVEAALQRSKNIRPPPPPSPQVGQEGQVEGGTEEESEEEEEEEEDNQVIIVGIRMSDTDSETWRYCLLTPCVCSRCPSAPPYEGQVFSPGNSRTDPSLRSEDQTQLCQRTDTQRTETQRTETQRMDIQRTEVQSVPADRVPQQGESSRLYPSLSQWRITADAQTELNRKQEVNCFSCQLDTNTAQSCFHGNTDDHLQRVCETTSDSPGDVWTFCFDDLNFFLRKVFDSTTCSRTTVRHVESCSFCSYTLSDRVTKHLCNNCDQVFCGRCLSHFVSLLQIHQFSQTAAV
- the LOC125894086 gene encoding uncharacterized protein LOC125894086 isoform X1 produces the protein MDLTEQKLLETKQEACASWRLRSGKLTECNHRQKKQHRFSAAMNKIRTWFNRAKKKQEVENELVIQPLTPERRRQASHDVPVVMEMLNSTQRDLDGGLIQSDLIQTTRLSMLRELLQGDTSQEQEVSDVQRQHYRTTISAPLPVWRSPLQVEQVEQEKEVQQVTGDEMQTELTSDLKSDIISLTPSVSYPGLPARLFLKMRDACSAPSSPHPRGRRRLPCSLPCSPLLGGRRWRSSDSAPSLPSPLSRLWVEAALQRSKNIRPPPPPSPQVGQEGQVEGGTEEESEEEEEEEEDNQVIIVGIRMSDTDSETWRYCLLTPCVCSRCPSAPPYEGQVFSPGNSRTDPSLRSEDQTQLCQRTDTQRTETQRTETQRMDIQRTEVQSVPADRVPQQGESSRLYPSLSQWRITADAQTELNRKQEVNCFSCQLDTNTAQSCFHGNTDDHLQRVCETTSDSPGDVWTFCFDDLNFFLRKVFDSTTCSRTTVRHVESCSFCSYTLSDRVTKHLCNNCDQVFCGRCLSHFVSLLQIHQFSQTAAV